The Methanobrevibacter sp. genome includes the window CCATTGTCAATTTTATTGATATTAATTCTATCGAAACACAATTCCCCACTCTCGGCAGTAAGTGTTTTTATTAGTAGGTTAAATAGTGTTGATTTACCACTACCAGAAGTACCGACAAGAGCATATTTTTTTCCTTTTTGCAAAGAAATGTTCCAATCTTTTATTATTGGTTGAGATTCAACGTAAGAAAAATTTACATTTCGTAATCTTATTTCATCATTAAAAGATTTTACTTGGATATACGAATTGGTATCTTTTTTATCACTTTGTAATAAAGTTGAGAATTTTTTCATCAATCCAAGAGAGGCTTTTGCATCTGAAAGCATTTCTGGGAGATTAGTTAATGGATCAATTATATAAGTCATTAATCTGGTAAACACAACTACTGTACCTGCTGATATAAGGTTTTGCTTTTTTGAAAAATAAACACAGATAAGAAGAACTGCAAATTGAGTGATATATCCGGACAATGCTGCAGTATAGTTTATTTTTTCAAGCTTCTTTTCACGATTAAGAAGCTTATCACTTAAGGATTTGTTTATTTTTAGATACCTCGTTGTCAAACCGTTTTCTGCAAGACATGACTTAATAACATTAAATCCATTTAGTATGTCCTTTAGCACTAGAACATATTTAGAATTATTGTCAGAAATTAGAGCTTCAGCCTCTACTAATTTACTACCTGACTTCATAGATGATAGAGCAGGTATAAGTGAAATCAAAAGGGCAATAGCTGTAAGAAAAGGGCTGTAGTAAAGCATCAAAACAACTGAACCGGCAGCACATATTATAACTTGAGCAATTATTGGAATTTGGTCTAAAAGGTCGACTTTTATAGTATTTACATCATTTGTAAGTGCTGAAAGATATTCTGATGTATTATGCAAACGCATAGAAGATATATTTTTATTAAAAATACAAGTCATTGCATAGTGTCTATATTGAAATAATGCTTTTGATACAAAGGCAGTTCTAAAAAAATAAACACATATTCCAGCAGATAGTTCAATTAATGCAATGAGCAGTGCTGAAAAAAGTAAATATTTAAATGACATATGAGAATAACCGGATGCATAATCTATACATTGTTGCATGAGCCATGAAGCTGCAATTATTGCAATGGATAAAATGATTGCGGCAGCAATAGAAAGAGCAAGGTTCAATTCGTTGCCTTCCATCATTTTATAT containing:
- a CDS encoding ABC transporter ATP-binding protein, with amino-acid sequence MKYNKEIYKKMKYKMMEGNELNLALSIAAAIILSIAIIAASWLMQQCIDYASGYSHMSFKYLLFSALLIALIELSAGICVYFFRTAFVSKALFQYRHYAMTCIFNKNISSMRLHNTSEYLSALTNDVNTIKVDLLDQIPIIAQVIICAAGSVVLMLYYSPFLTAIALLISLIPALSSMKSGSKLVEAEALISDNNSKYVLVLKDILNGFNVIKSCLAENGLTTRYLKINKSLSDKLLNREKKLEKINYTAALSGYITQFAVLLICVYFSKKQNLISAGTVVVFTRLMTYIIDPLTNLPEMLSDAKASLGLMKKFSTLLQSDKKDTNSYIQVKSFNDEIRLRNVNFSYVESQPIIKDWNISLQKGKKYALVGTSGSGKSTLFNLLIKTLTAESGELCFDRININKIDNGSLFKLISIVYQNNFIFDDSIINNITMYKKISEDEIKIIIDKFCLNELIFEKGCDFQCGEEGKNLSGGERQRVALARAYLQNTPILLMDESTSALDKETTCRILDALLMDDDKMIVFITHSYDMNVLSRFDEILAISNGKIVEKGHFNKLYEKKGYVYSLINTAKGA